The stretch of DNA CGTATACTTTAACCACTCTCAGCACGTAGTAGCAGGTGAACAAGCGATCATCAATTCTTTCAACAAGAAGAATCCAAATAACAAAATTGATGTTGTTTGTAAAGCTTGTCACGGAAAAATAGATACAATGAATGTTGTTCAAATGGCTAATGACTTCACTATGGGATGGTGTATTGAATGTCACAGAACTACGGAAGTTGACATGAACAACGGTTATAATAAAGAGTACTTCAAGAATCTACATGACAAGTTGAAAAAACAATACCCTAAAGATGGTGGTAAGATTACTGTAGATGCAATTGGAGGTCTTGAGTGTGGTAAATGTCATTATTAATAACTAAAAATTAGAAGTATAAATGGCTTCAAACAAAATACAATTTAGAAGTATTCATGAACTTAAAGACCCAGCTTTAAATAATAAGCTGGCTCAGAAAGAGTTTCAGGAAGAAATTCCGGTAGAAGATTTCCTTGGAGATGCTGAACAAAACGGATCAAGTACTTCAAGAAGAGATTTCTTAAAGTTATTAGGATTTTCTACAGCAGCGGTAACACTAGCGGCTTGTGAAGCTCCGGTAATTAAAACGATTCCTTATGTGGTAAAACCTCATGATATTATTCCGGGGGTTCCTAATTACTACGCTTCAACATATTTCGATGGTTTCGATTTTGCTAGTGTTTTAGTAAAAACCCGTGAAGGAAGACCTATTAAAATTGATCCAAACCCGGCAGCAGGTGATTTAGGTAAAACTAACGCAAGAGCTCAGGCAAGTGTACTTTCTCTTTATGATAATGATAAAGTAAAACAGCCTAAGTTAGACAGTAAAGACGAAACTTTCGATAAAGTAGATGATTTCGTTCTTAAAGGTTTAGCAGAAGCTCAGGCAGCTGGCAAAAAGATTGTTCTTTTATCTCAGTCTTTTGCATCACCAACTTTCAAAAAGTTGTTTGCTGAATTCAAAGCTAAATATCCTACAGCTGAGCTTGTAACTTATGATGCTTTCCCTTACTCTGCTGCATTAGATGCTGCTCAGGAAGTGTTCGGACAAAGAGCATTACCGGTTTACGATCTTAAAGGTTCAGAATTGGTTGTTTCTTTCCAGGCAGATTTCTTAGGAGATTACAATGCTGCAAGTTTAGAAACTTCTTATGCAGAAGCTAGAAAACCGGGAGCAAGCATGTTAAGACACATTCAGGTTGAATCCAATATGTCTTTAACAGGAGCTAACGCTGACTCAAGATACAGACTAAAACCAAGTGCAGTAAACAAAACATTAGTTGAGGTTTATAACGCTATTGTAGGTGGAGGTGCTGCTTCTGATAAAGTGGCTGCTGAAATCGTTAAAGAATTACAGGCTAAAGGCAGCAAAGCTGTTGTATTAGCTGACGGTTCTAAAGGAGCTCAGGTTCTGGCACACTTAATTAACCAAAAATTAGGTTCAGTAGCTTTCACAGGTAAAGCTAACTTCTTAAAAGAATTTGATAAAGCAAGATACCAGGAATTCTTAGGATGGGTAAACGCAGGACAGGTTGGTGTATTGATCACAAACAACGTAGATCCTATTTACTCTCATCCAAAAGGAGAAGATTTCAAAAAATCTTTAACTAAAGTTCCTTATGTAATTGCTGTTGCAGATAAGAAAAATGAAATGTATAAGGCAGCGAAAGCTGTAATTCCTGTAGCTAACTGGCTAGAGTCTTGGGGAGATATGGAACCTCAGACAGGAGTATATACATTAATGCAGCCAACTATCCAGAAAATTTATAAATCAAGACAGATTGAAGAATCTTTATTGGTTTGGAAAAATGGTAAAAACAATGCTGCCAATAATTACTATGACTATTTAAAAGGAAGTGCAGCTTCTATCTTAGGAAGTACTTCTTTTAACAAGGCCTTATATAATGGTATTGTTCCTTCAAATAACGCAACAACGTTATCTTATTCAGGAGGAAATGCTGCTCAGGCTCTTGCTGAATTAGGGAATTTTAAAGCTTCTGATTTAGAATTAGTATTATATACTAAGACTTCTATCGGAGATGGTACTCAGGCAAACAACCCTTGGTTGCAGGAATTACCGGATCCATTGACTAGAATGTCTTGGGATAACTATTTGACAATTTCACCTAAAGACGCAGAAAGATTAGGAATAGAAAACGATCTTAATGC from Chryseobacterium piperi encodes:
- a CDS encoding TAT-variant-translocated molybdopterin oxidoreductase, translated to MASNKIQFRSIHELKDPALNNKLAQKEFQEEIPVEDFLGDAEQNGSSTSRRDFLKLLGFSTAAVTLAACEAPVIKTIPYVVKPHDIIPGVPNYYASTYFDGFDFASVLVKTREGRPIKIDPNPAAGDLGKTNARAQASVLSLYDNDKVKQPKLDSKDETFDKVDDFVLKGLAEAQAAGKKIVLLSQSFASPTFKKLFAEFKAKYPTAELVTYDAFPYSAALDAAQEVFGQRALPVYDLKGSELVVSFQADFLGDYNAASLETSYAEARKPGASMLRHIQVESNMSLTGANADSRYRLKPSAVNKTLVEVYNAIVGGGAASDKVAAEIVKELQAKGSKAVVLADGSKGAQVLAHLINQKLGSVAFTGKANFLKEFDKARYQEFLGWVNAGQVGVLITNNVDPIYSHPKGEDFKKSLTKVPYVIAVADKKNEMYKAAKAVIPVANWLESWGDMEPQTGVYTLMQPTIQKIYKSRQIEESLLVWKNGKNNAANNYYDYLKGSAASILGSTSFNKALYNGIVPSNNATTLSYSGGNAAQALAELGNFKASDLELVLYTKTSIGDGTQANNPWLQELPDPLTRMSWDNYLTISPKDAERLGIENDLNARMQLDGSIVNLTVNGVVIKDVPVFIQPGQADGSVGLALGYGKKNSGATADTGVNAYPLFDGSNLVISNAKIEKTGEDHEFAGIQLQNTLMGRYEIAKEVPLTEYLNVAFDDEHKGWNKPLEYQTISGALPARKIDLWDAFDDTDGPHFNLSIDLNSCTGCGACIIACQAENNVPVVGKEEIRMSRDMYWLRIDRYYSAKEKIETKEGIERGLNVPNLYDILIEPNESPDVIFQPVMCQHCNHAPCETVCPVAATSHGKQGQNHMAYNRCIGTRYCANNCPYKVRRFNWFTYNLNDKFDFNMNNDLGRMVLNPDVVVRTRGVMEKCSMCIQETQATILAAKRENRKVTDNEFKNSCACAAACSTGAMTFGDMNDKESEVRKLYSSNRRYYLLEEIGTKPNVFYHTKVRNRVEK